The Corynebacterium qintianiae genome has a window encoding:
- a CDS encoding WXG100 family type VII secretion target yields MTQLNTEADVMRSAASNVDDTNNAVNREIERIQGVVEGTRSYWAGEAQTSFDGVMRNYDDAQRRLVEALRGIAENLRDNAKNYEHIEASNMDDMQKVGASAGLAL; encoded by the coding sequence ATGACTCAGCTGAATACTGAAGCCGATGTCATGCGTTCCGCAGCCAGCAACGTGGACGACACCAATAACGCCGTCAACAGGGAGATCGAACGAATCCAGGGAGTTGTCGAGGGCACTCGTTCCTACTGGGCGGGCGAGGCGCAGACCAGTTTCGACGGTGTCATGCGCAATTACGACGACGCGCAGCGCCGCCTGGTGGAGGCCCTGCGCGGAATCGCAGAGAACCTGCGCGACAACGCCAAGAACTACGAGCACATTGAGGCGTCCAACATGGACGACATGCAGAAGGTCGGCGCGAGCGCGGGACTCGCGCTCTAA
- a CDS encoding WXG100 family type VII secretion target produces the protein MTIKYEFGQLAGAAGDLRASVAQINRMLDDLKSGLQPMVSTWTGDAAEAYNAHQQKWDAAADDLNVILNNVAEAVEGGNDRMRQVNNAAAQSWG, from the coding sequence ATGACCATCAAGTACGAGTTCGGCCAGCTGGCCGGTGCGGCGGGAGACCTGCGGGCCTCGGTCGCTCAGATCAACCGCATGCTGGATGACCTCAAGTCCGGACTGCAGCCCATGGTGTCGACGTGGACTGGCGATGCCGCCGAAGCCTACAATGCCCACCAGCAGAAGTGGGACGCAGCGGCGGACGACCTCAACGTGATCCTCAACAATGTCGCCGAGGCTGTCGAGGGTGGTAACGACCGAATGCGGCAGGTCAACAACGCAGCTGCCCAGAGCTGGGGCTAG
- a CDS encoding HNH endonuclease signature motif containing protein, translating to MTNPTQHSDTRFFRTQRPGDARAELAQRKRDLDYELYSTWADPTFIVDDLERELTAIQEATGESKAAVEKAVFAYRRLIDLPWLRAIQDTTRVLDLKRLISVDNVIAELGPELTREVLAVIDEFLAAMFTPVKADQPLPTPNAITHRLRRFIAKLDEGVAYDEKKRTRRDKDSGDFTVHEYRAVKRSGMTVECDRATYALITEFRRQVAREHKLSEEQATRLILTGGLNADIKVTIYGYAPLTSEGDVAPGASVYFPGQGWTDGDGTEAFANLVEDTTAHIVDLDKVADHQIAGYVPSETMRAYAAARDGTCIWPGCDRAAEHCELDHRVPYEEGGSTTPANLYSLCQKHHNVKTDRRAYYLPDPVTGDVVWLFSDGTYQLSEPEGFIGEQLNRCNPRWNIDLDARRRERDRVRTFFARGHKILDDFENTRDEIACKDALTTLENEYGMNFPFDPPEPMITHNAGFIDEETEPLADYEARIERLINNDPYLKYGDAIY from the coding sequence ATGACTAACCCTACCCAGCACTCTGACACTCGCTTTTTCCGCACACAGCGCCCGGGCGACGCGCGGGCAGAATTGGCACAGCGCAAACGCGACCTCGATTACGAGTTGTATTCGACATGGGCCGATCCGACGTTCATCGTCGACGACCTCGAGCGCGAATTAACCGCGATCCAGGAGGCCACCGGAGAGAGCAAGGCAGCTGTCGAGAAGGCGGTTTTCGCTTATCGACGTCTCATTGACCTGCCCTGGCTCAGAGCCATCCAAGACACCACCCGGGTGCTCGACCTGAAACGTCTCATTTCCGTCGATAACGTTATCGCCGAGCTCGGCCCCGAACTCACCCGGGAGGTCCTGGCGGTGATCGACGAGTTCCTTGCTGCAATGTTTACGCCGGTGAAAGCCGACCAGCCCCTACCCACACCGAATGCGATTACCCACCGGTTGCGCAGGTTTATCGCCAAACTCGACGAAGGTGTCGCCTACGACGAAAAAAAGCGCACGCGGCGCGACAAAGACTCGGGCGACTTCACCGTGCACGAATACCGGGCTGTGAAACGCTCGGGCATGACCGTCGAATGCGACCGCGCCACCTACGCTCTAATCACTGAGTTTCGCCGGCAGGTCGCCCGCGAACATAAACTCTCCGAAGAACAAGCCACGCGTCTCATCCTCACCGGCGGGCTCAACGCCGACATCAAAGTCACTATCTACGGGTACGCACCCCTGACCTCTGAGGGCGACGTGGCGCCGGGAGCGTCGGTGTACTTCCCCGGCCAGGGCTGGACCGACGGCGACGGAACCGAGGCATTCGCGAACCTCGTCGAGGACACCACAGCGCACATCGTCGACCTCGACAAGGTGGCGGATCACCAGATCGCCGGCTACGTCCCGTCGGAAACGATGAGAGCTTACGCCGCCGCACGCGACGGAACCTGCATCTGGCCCGGATGCGATCGCGCTGCTGAACATTGCGAACTCGACCACCGCGTGCCATACGAGGAAGGTGGTTCCACCACACCCGCGAACTTGTATTCGCTGTGCCAGAAACATCACAACGTCAAGACCGACCGGCGGGCGTATTACCTCCCCGATCCCGTCACAGGCGATGTTGTCTGGCTGTTTTCCGATGGAACCTACCAACTGTCCGAGCCCGAGGGGTTCATAGGCGAGCAGCTCAACCGATGCAACCCCCGCTGGAACATCGACCTTGACGCGCGACGGCGTGAACGCGACCGGGTGAGAACCTTCTTCGCCCGGGGCCACAAAATCCTCGACGACTTCGAAAACACGCGGGATGAAATTGCCTGCAAAGATGCCCTCACCACACTCGAAAACGAATACGGCATGAATTTCCCCTTCGACCCGCCCGAACCCATGATTACCCACAACGCGGGGTTCATTGACGAGGAAACAGAACCCCTTGCCGATTACGAAGCACGCATCGAGCGCCTCATCAACAACGACCCGTACCTCAAATACGGCGATGCCATCTACTAA
- the rplM gene encoding 50S ribosomal protein L13, with product MSTYHPKSGDITRQWYVIDATDVVLGKLASTAADILRGKHKPQFAPNVDTGDHVIVINADKVHISSNKREREMRYRHSGYPGGLKSMTLGRALDERPDRVVEEAIRGMMPHNRLSRQSIKKLHVFVGSEHPYQAQKPETFEFKQVAQ from the coding sequence ATGTCTACTTACCATCCGAAGAGCGGTGACATTACCCGTCAGTGGTACGTCATCGACGCAACCGACGTGGTGCTGGGCAAGCTCGCTTCCACCGCAGCAGACATTCTGCGCGGCAAGCATAAGCCCCAGTTCGCGCCGAATGTCGACACTGGTGACCACGTCATCGTCATCAACGCCGACAAGGTCCACATTTCCTCGAACAAGCGCGAGCGTGAAATGCGCTACCGCCACTCCGGTTACCCGGGTGGTCTGAAGTCCATGACCCTTGGTCGCGCTCTGGATGAGCGCCCGGATCGCGTTGTCGAAGAGGCAATTCGCGGCATGATGCCGCACAACCGCCTCTCCCGCCAGTCCATCAAGAAGCTTCACGTCTTCGTCGGCTCCGAGCACCCGTACCAGGCTCAGAAGCCGGAAACCTTCGAGTTTAAGCAGGTGGCCCAGTAA
- the rpsI gene encoding 30S ribosomal protein S9, with protein sequence MTEPNNYTDENFETEVDVDLATAATEEFNYTIGDAVAPEVEAGSDEAVEPVSLHEGPIQTVGRRKRAIARVTVTEGDGTITVNGREFENYFPNKLHQQDILQPLTLLEREGQFNIKATITGGGPTGQSGALRLAIARALNVYNPAERPTLKKAGLLTRDARAVERKKAGLHKARRAPQYSKR encoded by the coding sequence ATGACCGAGCCGAACAACTACACCGACGAGAACTTCGAGACCGAGGTTGACGTCGACCTCGCAACCGCCGCGACGGAAGAGTTCAACTACACCATCGGCGACGCTGTCGCTCCCGAGGTTGAGGCCGGGTCTGATGAGGCTGTCGAGCCGGTTTCCCTGCACGAGGGCCCGATCCAGACCGTCGGCCGCCGTAAGCGCGCCATTGCCCGCGTCACCGTGACCGAGGGCGACGGCACCATCACCGTCAACGGCCGCGAGTTCGAGAACTACTTCCCGAACAAGCTGCACCAGCAGGACATTCTGCAGCCGTTGACACTGCTTGAGCGTGAAGGTCAGTTCAATATCAAGGCCACGATCACCGGTGGCGGCCCGACCGGCCAGTCCGGTGCACTGCGTTTGGCGATCGCCCGCGCGCTCAACGTGTACAACCCGGCCGAGCGCCCGACCCTGAAGAAGGCCGGCTTGCTTACCCGTGACGCCCGTGCCGTGGAGCGCAAGAAGGCTGGTTTGCACAAGGCCCGCCGCGCCCCGCAGTACTCCAAGCGTTAA
- the glmM gene encoding phosphoglucosamine mutase: MTRLFGTDGVRGLANEVLTAPLALKLGAAAAAVLTEHRSSGKRRPTAIIGRDPRVSGEMLAAAMAAGMASKGVDVLRVGVIPTPGLAFLTDDYGADIGVMISASHNPMPDNGIKFFSAGGRKLPDDVEDRIEEAMNHLDDTGPTGTGIGRVIEEAPDAQERYLAHLKRAVTTDLSGIKVVVDCANGAAFEVAPKAYAAAGADVTAIFNTPDAFNINDGSGSTHMEQIQRAVIAHGADIGLAHDGDADRCLAVDAAGNIIDGDQIMAILATGMRDKNILQENTLVATVMSNLGLKLAMQREGIAMKETKVGDRYVLEELGRGGYSLGGEQSGHIVVPQHATTGDGTLSGLLLMARMAETGKSLQELASVMTVLPQVLINVPVADKSRIADAPSVKEAVAEAGVELGDSGRVLLRPSGTEEIFRVMVEASEEEQARKIAGRLAAVVSSV, translated from the coding sequence ATGACTCGATTGTTCGGAACTGACGGTGTACGCGGCTTAGCCAACGAAGTGCTGACAGCCCCCCTGGCTCTCAAGCTCGGTGCGGCAGCGGCGGCGGTGCTCACGGAGCACCGGAGCTCAGGCAAGCGGCGGCCGACCGCCATCATCGGACGAGACCCGCGGGTGTCCGGTGAAATGCTCGCTGCCGCGATGGCGGCCGGTATGGCGTCGAAGGGTGTGGACGTGTTGCGCGTAGGCGTCATCCCGACCCCGGGCCTCGCCTTTTTGACCGACGATTACGGCGCCGATATCGGTGTCATGATCTCGGCGTCGCACAACCCGATGCCCGACAACGGGATCAAGTTTTTCTCCGCCGGCGGGCGCAAGCTTCCCGACGACGTAGAGGATCGCATCGAGGAAGCGATGAACCACCTTGACGACACGGGCCCCACCGGCACCGGCATCGGCCGCGTCATCGAAGAGGCGCCGGACGCCCAGGAGCGCTACCTTGCCCACCTCAAGCGCGCTGTGACCACCGACCTTTCAGGCATCAAGGTTGTCGTCGATTGTGCCAACGGTGCCGCTTTCGAGGTCGCCCCCAAGGCGTACGCCGCGGCCGGAGCGGATGTGACGGCGATTTTCAACACCCCCGACGCCTTCAACATCAACGACGGATCGGGTTCGACCCACATGGAACAAATCCAACGGGCCGTGATCGCCCACGGAGCAGACATCGGCTTGGCGCACGACGGTGACGCCGATCGCTGCCTAGCCGTGGATGCGGCAGGTAACATCATCGACGGTGACCAGATCATGGCGATTCTGGCAACGGGGATGAGGGACAAAAACATCCTCCAGGAGAACACCCTAGTAGCCACGGTGATGAGCAACCTCGGCCTTAAGCTCGCGATGCAACGCGAGGGTATCGCGATGAAAGAGACGAAGGTTGGCGACCGCTATGTTCTGGAGGAGCTGGGCCGCGGAGGATACTCGCTCGGTGGCGAGCAGTCGGGACACATCGTCGTTCCCCAGCACGCAACCACCGGTGACGGCACCTTGTCGGGCCTTCTGTTGATGGCGCGGATGGCGGAAACGGGTAAGAGCCTCCAGGAGCTCGCCAGCGTGATGACGGTGCTGCCGCAAGTGTTGATCAACGTTCCCGTCGCGGACAAGTCCCGCATTGCCGACGCCCCGTCGGTCAAGGAAGCCGTCGCTGAGGCCGGTGTAGAGCTCGGCGACAGCGGCCGCGTCCTGCTCCGCCCGTCGGGCACGGAGGAGATTTTCCGCGTCATGGTGGAGGCGTCAGAGGAGGAGCAGGCGCGCAAAATTGCGGGGCGGCTGGCGGCCGTCGTGTCGTCTGTGTAA
- a CDS encoding dienelactone hydrolase family protein has product MSANLKKLSDLTKRGPHHVMEGDLGYTGLPGKVYTPAEGDGLPAIAFGHDWMRTIDDYHATLRHLASWGIVVAAPNTESGFNPDHAGFAADLDTAMQILAGVRLGNGNVTVAPGKIGVAGHGMGGGAAVLSAVDNSKVKAVAAIYPANTAPSAIQAARNLLIPGMVVGADNDSDSLFDPGNPAKLAYNWAGDVVYRVASKGSQVSFSEDGMAKRIMGLARPNSSVQSTVRGLLVGYFLHQLDGEKKYSDFSETDASGPKVTSLCGDDLAERAGLTRDDSGFSFF; this is encoded by the coding sequence GTGTCTGCGAATCTGAAAAAGCTGTCTGATCTGACCAAGCGTGGCCCGCACCATGTGATGGAGGGCGACCTCGGCTACACCGGTCTGCCCGGCAAGGTGTACACCCCTGCGGAGGGCGACGGTCTTCCCGCGATCGCTTTCGGCCACGACTGGATGCGGACCATCGACGACTACCACGCCACCCTGCGCCACTTGGCTAGCTGGGGCATCGTTGTCGCGGCTCCGAACACGGAGTCCGGTTTCAACCCTGACCACGCGGGTTTCGCCGCGGACCTCGACACCGCGATGCAGATTCTCGCTGGGGTCCGCTTGGGCAACGGCAACGTCACTGTCGCACCGGGCAAGATTGGCGTGGCGGGCCACGGCATGGGCGGCGGCGCAGCAGTCCTGTCCGCCGTGGATAACTCGAAAGTCAAGGCCGTCGCAGCAATTTATCCCGCCAACACCGCGCCGTCGGCCATCCAGGCGGCCCGAAACCTTTTGATCCCCGGAATGGTTGTCGGCGCCGACAATGACTCAGACTCGCTCTTTGATCCGGGCAACCCCGCCAAACTCGCATACAACTGGGCCGGTGACGTCGTCTACCGCGTCGCCTCCAAGGGCAGCCAGGTCAGCTTTAGCGAGGACGGAATGGCCAAGCGGATCATGGGGTTGGCCCGGCCCAACAGCAGCGTCCAGTCCACGGTGCGCGGCCTGCTCGTCGGGTACTTCCTGCACCAACTCGACGGTGAGAAGAAGTACTCCGACTTCAGCGAGACCGACGCCTCCGGCCCCAAGGTCACGTCACTGTGCGGTGACGACCTCGCCGAGCGTGCCGGGTTGACCCGGGACGATTCCGGATTCTCGTTCTTCTAG
- the glmS gene encoding glutamine--fructose-6-phosphate transaminase (isomerizing) — protein sequence MCGIVGYVGQKQSLPIAVEALRRMEYRGYDSAGVAVVGENGIASAKRAGKLANLEDKIAEIGEGTLAGTTVIGHTRWATHGRPTDENAHPHVSFDGKVAIVHNGIIENFAVLREELERDGIELKSETDSETAAHLLAKAYNDGDTAGDFRASALNVLNRLEGAFTLLFVHANHPDQIIAARRSTPLMVGVGEGEMFLGSDVAAFIEHTKQAVELGHDSVVVINKDGYEILNFDGSGAEGKPFTIDWDLEAAEKGGYDSFMMKEIFEQPAAVRDTLAGHWADGRVTLDENSLTVDQLKSFNQVFVVACGSAYHSGLAAKYAIEHWVRIPVQIEVASEFRYRDPVLDERTLVLAISQSGETADTLEAVRHAKTQGAKVLAVCNTNGSQIPRESDAVLYTHAGPEIGVASTKAFLAQVAANYIVGLALAQAKGTKYPDEIAEIWRELEAIPGKIEQALDSRDQVNEISETLGAIKTMLFLGRGVGFPIALEGALKLKELAYIHAEGFPAGELKHGPIALIEEDLPVVVIVPSPRGVSQLHSKIVSNIQEIRARGAKTFVIAEEGDTAVEPYANWLVRIPQTPTIMQPLLATVPLQFLAADIARENGNEDIDKPRNLAKSVTVE from the coding sequence ATGTGTGGAATCGTGGGATACGTCGGCCAGAAGCAATCGCTGCCCATCGCTGTCGAGGCGCTGCGCCGCATGGAGTACCGCGGGTACGACTCCGCGGGTGTCGCCGTGGTGGGCGAGAACGGCATCGCGAGCGCGAAACGCGCCGGTAAGCTGGCCAACCTCGAGGACAAGATCGCTGAGATCGGCGAGGGCACTCTCGCTGGCACGACCGTCATCGGCCACACCCGCTGGGCGACCCATGGCCGCCCGACGGACGAGAACGCGCACCCCCACGTCTCCTTCGACGGCAAGGTGGCGATCGTCCACAACGGTATCATCGAGAACTTCGCCGTCCTGCGCGAGGAATTGGAGCGCGACGGCATCGAGCTCAAGTCTGAGACCGACTCGGAGACCGCTGCTCACTTGCTTGCCAAGGCATACAACGACGGCGACACCGCGGGTGACTTCCGTGCCTCCGCTCTTAATGTTCTGAACCGCCTAGAGGGTGCATTCACACTGCTGTTCGTGCACGCCAATCACCCTGATCAGATCATCGCTGCGCGCCGCTCCACCCCGCTTATGGTGGGCGTGGGCGAGGGCGAGATGTTCCTCGGCTCGGACGTCGCGGCATTCATCGAGCACACCAAGCAGGCCGTCGAGTTGGGGCACGACTCTGTAGTGGTCATTAACAAAGACGGCTATGAAATCCTCAATTTCGACGGCTCCGGGGCGGAGGGCAAGCCCTTTACCATCGACTGGGATCTTGAAGCTGCTGAGAAGGGGGGATACGACTCCTTCATGATGAAGGAGATCTTCGAGCAGCCTGCCGCGGTCCGCGACACGCTCGCGGGCCACTGGGCCGACGGCCGCGTCACCCTCGACGAGAACAGCCTCACCGTCGACCAGCTGAAATCTTTCAACCAGGTCTTCGTCGTGGCCTGCGGCTCGGCCTACCACTCGGGCTTGGCGGCGAAGTACGCCATTGAGCATTGGGTACGTATCCCGGTGCAAATCGAGGTGGCAAGCGAGTTCCGTTACCGCGACCCCGTGCTCGATGAGCGCACCCTCGTGCTCGCCATTTCCCAGTCGGGTGAGACGGCCGACACGCTGGAGGCCGTGCGACACGCCAAGACCCAGGGCGCGAAGGTGCTGGCGGTGTGCAACACCAATGGCTCCCAGATCCCGCGCGAATCCGATGCGGTGCTGTACACCCACGCCGGGCCGGAGATCGGCGTGGCCTCCACCAAGGCGTTCCTCGCCCAGGTGGCGGCGAACTACATCGTCGGGCTGGCGCTCGCCCAGGCGAAGGGGACGAAGTACCCGGATGAGATCGCGGAGATCTGGCGCGAGTTGGAGGCTATCCCGGGCAAGATCGAGCAGGCTCTGGACTCGCGCGACCAGGTCAACGAGATCTCCGAGACTCTTGGCGCAATTAAGACCATGCTGTTCCTCGGCCGCGGCGTCGGTTTCCCAATCGCCCTGGAAGGTGCGCTCAAACTCAAGGAGCTCGCCTACATCCACGCCGAGGGCTTTCCCGCCGGCGAACTCAAGCACGGCCCGATCGCGCTGATTGAAGAAGACCTCCCCGTCGTCGTCATCGTGCCCAGCCCGCGCGGGGTGAGCCAGCTGCACTCCAAGATCGTGTCCAACATCCAGGAGATCCGCGCCCGGGGCGCCAAGACCTTCGTCATCGCGGAGGAGGGTGACACTGCGGTGGAGCCGTACGCCAATTGGCTGGTGCGCATCCCGCAGACGCCGACGATCATGCAGCCGCTTCTCGCGACTGTCCCGCTGCAGTTCCTCGCCGCCGACATCGCGCGGGAGAACGGCAACGAGGACATCGACAAGCCGCGCAACCTGGCCAAGTCGGTCACGGTCGAGTAA
- the alr gene encoding alanine racemase, producing the protein MDLLTARIDLDAIAHNTRVLKQRAGDARLMCVVKADAYNHGAQRVVPVMDASGADAFGVATLAEGASISELTAKPVAAWLWVPGQEIPPGVELGVPTLDHLSWLIDARVNAPLHIKVDTGMHRSGLRESDWEAAFRMAARAGLEVKGLMSHLAVADDPANPYTDAQADAFRRAVALARQVGLEVPVNHLANSPALLSRPDLAFDQVRAGVGLYGLEPIAGGGSDLRPAMSWVARVLAVKPLSVGEAVSYGLTWAAPDNGFVAVVTAGYADGVARSWQGCLDVAIGAHRYPQVGRVCMDQFIVWLGDNDAGVAIGDEAVIFGAGGVGATELADRVGTINYEIVCAPTGRTVRTYTGGTGA; encoded by the coding sequence ATGGATTTGCTCACCGCGCGCATTGACTTGGACGCGATCGCGCACAACACCCGTGTGCTCAAGCAGCGCGCAGGTGACGCGCGGCTGATGTGCGTGGTCAAGGCGGACGCCTACAACCACGGCGCGCAGCGCGTGGTGCCGGTGATGGACGCCAGCGGGGCGGACGCTTTCGGGGTGGCCACGCTGGCCGAGGGGGCGTCGATAAGCGAGCTCACCGCCAAACCGGTGGCCGCCTGGCTCTGGGTGCCAGGCCAGGAAATCCCGCCCGGGGTTGAACTGGGCGTGCCCACCCTCGACCATCTGAGCTGGCTTATCGACGCCCGTGTCAACGCACCCCTCCACATCAAGGTGGACACCGGCATGCATCGCTCCGGGTTGCGGGAGTCCGACTGGGAGGCGGCGTTCCGCATGGCGGCCCGCGCCGGTCTCGAGGTCAAAGGCCTGATGAGCCATCTTGCGGTGGCGGACGACCCCGCAAACCCGTACACCGATGCCCAGGCAGACGCGTTCCGGCGTGCGGTGGCCCTGGCCCGCCAGGTTGGCCTGGAGGTGCCGGTAAACCACCTCGCCAACTCGCCTGCGCTGCTCAGCCGCCCCGACCTCGCTTTCGACCAGGTGCGCGCCGGGGTGGGGCTCTACGGGCTTGAACCGATTGCCGGGGGCGGCAGTGATCTGCGCCCCGCGATGAGCTGGGTCGCGCGCGTGCTGGCGGTCAAGCCCCTGTCCGTGGGGGAGGCCGTGAGTTACGGGTTGACGTGGGCCGCGCCTGACAACGGGTTCGTGGCGGTCGTGACGGCCGGGTACGCGGACGGTGTGGCGCGCTCGTGGCAGGGCTGCCTCGATGTCGCCATCGGCGCGCACCGTTACCCGCAGGTCGGGCGGGTGTGCATGGACCAGTTCATCGTTTGGTTGGGTGACAATGACGCGGGTGTCGCGATCGGCGACGAGGCCGTCATCTTCGGCGCTGGCGGGGTCGGTGCCACAGAGCTCGCCGACCGTGTGGGCACCATCAACTACGAGATCGTGTGCGCGCCGACTGGCCGCACCGTACGCACCTATACCGGAGGGACAGGCGCATGA
- the tsaE gene encoding tRNA (adenosine(37)-N6)-threonylcarbamoyltransferase complex ATPase subunit type 1 TsaE: protein MKHGFPERGQRRCDTADETKGLGREFGQALEAGDVVILDGPLGAGKTTFTQGVADGMGVNGRVTSPTFVIAREHKASAGGPALIHVDAYRLIGEGSSGDPLGELDALDLDTNLESAVVVAEWGGGLVEQIAAEYLVVTIDRETLVSEDPDSEGRIISWEIAAPM from the coding sequence ATGAAACACGGGTTCCCGGAGCGCGGCCAGCGCCGCTGCGACACTGCGGACGAGACCAAAGGGCTCGGGCGTGAGTTCGGCCAGGCCCTGGAGGCCGGCGACGTCGTGATCCTCGACGGCCCCCTCGGTGCCGGCAAGACCACCTTCACCCAGGGCGTCGCCGACGGGATGGGGGTCAACGGGCGGGTGACCAGCCCGACGTTCGTTATCGCCCGGGAGCACAAGGCGTCGGCGGGCGGCCCCGCGCTGATCCACGTCGACGCGTACCGCCTCATCGGTGAAGGATCGTCCGGCGACCCCCTCGGCGAGCTCGATGCGCTTGATCTGGACACAAACCTTGAAAGCGCCGTGGTCGTCGCGGAATGGGGCGGCGGGCTGGTCGAGCAGATCGCAGCCGAGTACCTGGTCGTCACCATCGACCGCGAGACTCTTGTATCGGAGGACCCCGACTCAGAGGGCCGGATCATCTCGTGGGAGATAGCAGCACCAATGTAG
- the tsaB gene encoding tRNA (adenosine(37)-N6)-threonylcarbamoyltransferase complex dimerization subunit type 1 TsaB, with product MIVLALDTATTDLVAGVVDTRGEPRVLAESVTATRAHNEELVPTVTRLLAEAGVGFADIGAVVVGCGPGPFTGLRVGMATASAFGQALGVPVHGVVTHDAVAKLIDAPVTLVATDARRKEVYWAKYASGERAAGPAVTEPSEVDTADANVVSVPPHLAEQLPASGAEFTYVAPSPLGLVAAADLSSEPAPLVPHYLRRPDAKEPAPAPRSAAIPVVDLGELK from the coding sequence ATGATTGTTCTGGCATTGGACACCGCCACGACGGACCTGGTCGCGGGTGTTGTGGACACCCGCGGTGAGCCCCGCGTGCTCGCGGAGTCGGTGACGGCGACGCGGGCACACAACGAGGAGCTCGTGCCCACGGTCACCCGGTTGCTCGCTGAGGCGGGCGTCGGGTTCGCGGACATCGGGGCGGTCGTCGTCGGTTGCGGCCCCGGCCCGTTCACCGGGTTGCGGGTGGGCATGGCCACGGCGTCGGCGTTCGGTCAGGCGCTCGGTGTGCCCGTCCACGGGGTGGTCACGCACGACGCGGTCGCAAAGCTTATCGACGCCCCGGTGACGCTGGTGGCCACCGACGCCCGCAGGAAAGAGGTGTACTGGGCGAAGTACGCCTCGGGCGAGCGCGCGGCGGGCCCGGCGGTGACAGAACCGTCGGAGGTGGACACCGCGGACGCCAACGTGGTCAGCGTGCCGCCTCACCTCGCGGAACAGCTTCCCGCGAGCGGGGCGGAGTTCACCTACGTCGCGCCCTCTCCACTCGGGTTGGTCGCGGCGGCGGACCTGAGCTCCGAGCCAGCGCCGCTCGTGCCGCACTACCTGCGCCGCCCGGATGCGAAGGAGCCCGCGCCCGCGCCGCGCTCGGCGGCCATCCCGGTGGTCGACCTAGGGGAATTAAAGTGA
- the rimI gene encoding ribosomal protein S18-alanine N-acetyltransferase, giving the protein MKLRELTRADATRVAEIEHDLFSGDNPWSRDVFVAQFAQPYTFYVGAFENTGAGEILVGYAGLAMLGPRDDPEFEVHTIGVAREHQGRGIGRVLMDQLVHTADVMNGPMFLEVRTDNAPAIGLYESYGFNVLATRKAYYQPSGADAYSMMRHRRDERDPGT; this is encoded by the coding sequence GTGAAACTGCGGGAGCTCACCCGCGCGGACGCGACCCGCGTGGCGGAGATCGAGCACGACCTGTTCTCGGGTGACAATCCGTGGTCGCGCGACGTGTTCGTTGCGCAGTTCGCCCAGCCGTACACGTTCTATGTGGGTGCTTTCGAGAACACCGGTGCTGGGGAGATCCTCGTGGGCTACGCGGGCCTGGCCATGCTGGGCCCCCGCGACGATCCTGAGTTCGAGGTCCACACCATCGGTGTCGCGCGCGAGCACCAGGGCCGCGGCATTGGGCGGGTGCTCATGGACCAGCTGGTGCACACCGCCGACGTGATGAACGGGCCGATGTTCCTCGAGGTCCGCACCGACAATGCCCCCGCCATCGGCCTGTACGAGAGTTACGGATTCAACGTGCTCGCGACACGTAAGGCGTACTACCAACCCTCGGGCGCCGACGCGTACTCCATGATGAGGCACCGAAGAGATGAAAGGGACCCGGGAACATGA